A single genomic interval of Cucumis sativus cultivar 9930 chromosome 7, Cucumber_9930_V3, whole genome shotgun sequence harbors:
- the LOC101219555 gene encoding probable U3 small nucleolar RNA-associated protein 11, translated as MKSLKNAVPTRPYKERAQLHSRKNFGLFEKQKDYVEWAKAYHKEEATLDKLKQKAVFRHPDEFYFKMIRMRTVDGIHRPGRLVNKYTAQQLLLMKTQGAGYILHKMQIEERKIERLTATLHSLDNEPSNDFAEDRDEADEIQSPSPEGRLVALSEAVPNSIKRKTTASYKELEARRSRVWELEKLYRDIRLQQELRKMGRKRKLWEDELSNPTSNPVYKWRAERKR; from the exons ATGAAGTCCCTAAAGAATGCTGTCCCTACACGACCATACAAGGAGCGAGCTCAGCT GCATTCTCGGAAAAACTTTGGGCTTtttgagaaacaaaaagacTATGTCGAGTGGGCTAAAGCTTATCATAAGGAGGAAGCCACTTTGGAT AAACTTAAACAGAAGGCAGTCTTTAGGCATCCAGATGAATTCTACTTTAAGATGATTAGGATGAGAACAGTTGATGGCATCCATAGACCAGG GAGATTGGTAAATAAGTATACTGCACAACAACTCCTGCTGATGAAAACCCAAGGTGCAGGGTATATACTTCACAAAATGCAGATTGAGGAAAGA aaaattgaaagactGACAGCCACGTTACATTCTCTTGATAATGAGCCATCAAACGACTTTGCTGAAGACAG AGATGAGGCTGATGAAATTCAATCTCCTTCCCCTGAAGGTAGATTGGTAGCATTGTCTGAAGCAGTGCCTAATAGCATTAAACG GAAAACAACTGCTTCTTACAAAGAATTGGAGGCAAGGAGGAGTAGAGTGTGGGAATTAGAGAAGCTTTATAGGGATATCAGATTGCAACAAGAATTAAGG AAAATGGGTCGCAAACGTAAACTGTGGGAAGATGAACTCTCCAATCCAACTTCTAATCCTGTATACAAGTGGCGGGCAGAACGAAAACGCTGA
- the LOC101214957 gene encoding pentatricopeptide repeat-containing protein At5g15280, mitochondrial, with amino-acid sequence MIRILCNYFLQIHRLRCSPSLTLFIPRKFFLSVQSPGVLRCRNKCTTINLSSIDCSGLAQSVISRCSLFLENEGNGSALPNPSLIDFLLEISDVVPEYARRIRRIPELKPEDVLKLFIEFQSEVGKNGIQVKKVECLWRIFKFANESSGNFKHLPRSCEIMASLLVRVGKFKEVEHFLSEMESQGILLDNPEVFSCLIQGLVCEGNLERAVLIYEKVRRRCNSPSLSCYHALLDSLVQKKKTQVALAVCTDMVEMGFGLGDEEKASFDNVIRLLCWQGNVLEARNLVKKFVALDFRPSDEVLYQITRGYCDKKDFEDLLSFFFEIKTPPNVSSGNKIIYSLCKDFGSESAYLFLRELEHTGFKPDEITFGILICWSCHEGNLRQAFIYMSELLSSGLKPDLHSYNALISGMFKKGLWENAQGILAEMVDQGIEPNLSTFRILLAGYCKARQFEEAKKIVIEMEICGFIKLSSVDDQLCKIFSFLGFSESSVRLKRDNNTGVSKTEFFDTLGNGLYLDTDLDEYEKRLTKVLEESILPDFNLFIIEDCKNRDCKAVLGLVAEMDRWGQELTSVGLMSLLKRNCKLNSKIKPIIDVWERRPYMIAQLGADTLSLLVQAYGKSRSTSSGIGILNEMIQMRTEIKNETYKALINSLCKKGNLNDLLHCWDRARKDGWVPELHDCKSLISCLCKKGKLKEVFSLLETMLVSHTHSRLDILNIFLERLSEVGFATIGQVLAEELMSLGFSVDQKAYELLIIGLCKVNNISIAFSILDDIMGRSMVPSIDVCLRLIPILCKVGRYETAVALKEMGASKLSSSSHRVFGALMKGFFMMGKVRETLPLIQDMLSKGISLDAEIYNNLVQGHCKVKNFDKVRELLGIIVRKDFSLSMPSYKKLVCFMCMEGRSLQALHIKDLMLRNSKSHDCVIYNILIFYILRSGNGSLVPKILDELLHGRKLIPDGVTYDFLVYGFSKCKDFSSSKLYLFTMIQLGFRPSNRSLNAVISHLCDIGQLEKALELSQEMESKGWVHSSAVQDAIAECLISNGKLQEAECFLNRMVEMSLIPEHVDYNNIIRKFCQNGRWLKAIDLINIMLKKGNIPNATSYDFVIQSCCAYKKLEEAVDFHTEMLDRRLKPSIRTWDKLVYLLCREGQTKEAERVLMSMTAMGEKPSKDAYCSMLDRYRYENNLEKASETMKAMQESGYELDFETQWSLISKLNDTNLKDSNNSNSNKGFLAGLLSKSGFSRALIP; translated from the coding sequence ATGATCAGAATTTTGTGTAATTACTTCCTTCAAATTCATCGGCTTCGTTGTTCACCATCTCTCACATTATTCATACCCAGAAAGTTCTTTTTATCTGTTCAATCACCTGGAGTTTTGAGATGCCGAAATAAGTGTACCACCATAAATTTATCTTCCATTGACTGCTCTGGCCTTGCACAATCTGTCATATCAAGGTGTTCACTTTTTCTTGAGAATGAAGGGAATGGCTCAGCATTGCCTAATCCTTCTCTCATCGACTTTTTATTGGAGATCTCTGATGTTGTACCGGAGTATGCACGCAGAATTAGGCGAATTCCGGAATTAAAGCCTGAAGATGTGCTTAAATTGTTTATTGAGTTTCAATCAGAGGTTGGGAAGAATGGGATTCAAGTTAAGAAAGTTGAGTGTTTGTggagaatttttaaatttgctaatgAGAGTAGTGGGAACTTCAAGCATTTACCAAGGTCGTGCGAGATCATGGCCTCTCTTCTCGTCAGAGTTGGGAAGTTTAAGGAAGTTGAGCACTTTCTTTCTGAGATGGAGAGTCAAGGAATTCTGCTGGATAATCCTGAAGTTTTCAGTTGTTTAATTCAGGGTTTAGTTTGTGAAGGTAATCTAGAAAGGGCTGTTTTGATATACGAAAAAGTGAGGCGGCGATGTAATTCTCCCTCATTGTCATGCTATCATGCTCTCCTCGATTCTTTGgttcagaagaagaaaacacaagTAGCACTTGCAGTATGTACCGATATGGTGGAGATGGGATTTGGTTTGGGGGATGAAGAGAAGGCTTCTTTTGACAATGTCATTAGACTACTTTGTTGGCAGGGAAATGTTCTTGAAGCTAGGAACCTTGTGAAGAAGTTTGTGGCTTTGGACTTTAGGCCTAGCGATGAGGTTCTTTATCAAATTACAAGGGGTTACTGTGATAAGAAGGATTTTGAAGATTTGCTGAGTTTCttctttgaaattaaaactCCCCCAAATGTTTCTTCTGGcaacaaaatcatttattcTCTTTGTAAAGATTTTGGCTCTGAAAGTGCATATTTGTTTTTACGAGAGCTTGAGCATACGGGCTTCAAGCCTGATGAAATAACCTTTGGGATTTTGATTTGTTGGAGCTGTCATGAGGGAAATCTTCGACAAGCTTTTATTTACATGTCGGAGTTATTGTCCAGTGGCCTAAAGCCAGATTTACATTCATATAATGCTCTCATTAGTGGGATGTTCAAGAAGGGCCTCTGGGAGAATGCCCAAGGCATTCTTGCTGAAATGGTAGATCAGGGGATTGAACCTAATTTATCAACCTTCAGAATTCTTTTAGCAGGCTATTGCAAAGCTAGACAATTTGAAGAAGCAAAAAAGATAGTtattgaaatggaaatatgTGGTTTTATTAAACTTTCTTCTGTAGATGATCAATTGTGCAAAATATTCTCTTTCTTGGGGTTTAGTGAATCATCAGTGAGGTTGAAAAGAGACAACAATACTGGTGTTTCTAAGACAGAGTTCTTCGATACCCTTGGAAATGGGCTTTATTTGGACACCGACCTAGACGAATATGAGAAAAGGCTTACCAAAGTTCTTGAAGAGTCGATATTACctgattttaatttgtttataatcgAGGATTGTAAAAACAGAGACTGTAAAGCTGTATTAGGATTGGTAGCTGAAATGGATCGATGGGGACAAGAATTAACTTCAGTAGGCTTGATGagtttattgaaaagaaattgtaaattgAATTCCAAAATTAAGCCTATCATTGATGTTTGGGAGAGAAGGCCATATATGATTGCTCAATTAGGTGCAGACACTTTGAGTTTGCTTGTGCAAGCATATGGCAAAAGCAGGTCAACTTCTAGTGGAATTGGAATACTAAATGAAATGATCCAAATGCGTACTGAAATAAAGAATGAAACGTACAAGGCtcttataaatagtttatgcAAAAAAGGAAACTTAAATGATCTTCTTCACTGTTGGGATAGAGCTCGTAAAGATGGTTGGGTTCCGGAGTTGCATGACTGTAAATCACTCATCAGTTGTCTCtgcaagaaaggaaaactcaAAGAAGTTTTCTCTCTCCTCGAAACCATGCTGGTGTCTCATACACACTCAAGGTTGGATATACTTAATATATTCCTTGAAAGGCTTTCGGAAGTAGGGTTTGCTACAATTGGACAAGTATTGGCAGAGGAGCTTATGTCTCTTGGATTTTCCGTTGATCAAAAAGCATACGAACTTCTTATCATTGGATTATGTAAAGTGAACAATATATCAATAGCATTTAGTATATTGGATGATATAATGGGTAGGAGTATGGTTCCTTCCATTGATGTTTGTCTTCGATTAATTCCTATATTATGCAAAGTTGGTAGATATGAAACTGCAGTTGCATTAAAAGAGATGGGAGCTTCCAAGCTGTCGTCTTCTTCACATAGAGTGTTTGGTGCACTAATGAAAGGTTTCTTTATGATGGGAAAGGTTAGAGAAACCTTGCCTCTAATCCAGGATATGTTGTCTAAAGGTATTTCTCTAGATGCTGAGATTTATAATAATCTGGTTCAAGGGCATTGCAAAGTGAAAAACTTTGATAAAGTCCGAGAGCTCCTGGGCATTATTGTAAGGAAGGACTTCAGCCTTTCAATGCCGAGTTACAAGAAATTAGTATGTTTTATGTGTATGGAAGGAAGAAGTCTTCAGGCATTGCATATAAAAGATCTCATGCTTAGAAACAGCAAATCCCATGACTGTGTTATCTATAACATTCTTATCTTTTATATTCTCCGAAGCGGGAATGGTTCACTTGTGCCAAAAATTTTGGATGAACTATTGCATGGAAGGAAATTGATACCTGATGGTGTAACCTATGATTTTCTAGTATATGGGTTTTCTAAGTGCAAAGATTTTTCCAGTTCCAAATTATATCTCTTTACCATGATCCAACTGGGGTTTCGTCCCAGCAATCGGAGCTTGAATGCTGTAATCAGCCACCTTTGTGATATTGGACAGCTTGAAAAAGCGTTGGAGCTGAGCCAGGAGATGGAATCTAAGGGATGGGTTCATAGTTCAGCTGTACAGGATGCAATAGCAGAGTGTCTCATTTCAAATGGTAAGCTTCAAGAAGCAGAATGCTTTTTGAATAGAATGGTTGAGATGAGTCTCATACCTGAACATGTAGATTACAATAACATAATCCGGAAATTTTGTCAGAATGGTAGATGGTTGAAGGCAATCGATCTTATAAACATAATGCTTAAGAAAGGAAACATCCCAAATGCTACAAGTTATGATTTTGTCATTCAAAGTTGTTGTGCTTACAAGAAGTTGGAAGAAGCCGTAGATTTTCATACTGAGATGCTGGACCGGCGCCTAAAGCCGAGCATCAGGACATGGGATAAgcttgtttatttattatgcaGAGAAGGGCAGACAAAAGAAGCAGAAAGGGTTTTGATGAGCATGACAGCGATGGGTGAAAAACCAAGCAAGGATGCATATTGCTCCATGCTGGACAGATACCGCTATGAGAATAATCTTGAAAAGGCCTCAGAGACAATGAAAGCAATGCAAGAAAGTGGTTATGAGTTGGATTTTGAGACACAATGGTCTCTCATAAGCAAACTAAACGACACCAATCTCAAGGATAGTAACAACAGTAACAGTAACAAAGGCTTTCTCGCAGGACTTCTTTCGAAGAGTGGATTTTCCAGGGCGTTGATTCCTTAG
- the LOC101218997 gene encoding uncharacterized protein LOC101218997 has product MSLACLVCNSVESPSHSFRSYSVSSSDNEGRCSAMANCLIWRPSFPPTHHPSYAASAKVTPQPTMSDSDVMDGTPRLVRSRAVRRDLVRDWNFDEVVVVQH; this is encoded by the coding sequence ATGAGCCTGGCATGTCTTGTATGTAATAGCGTAGAGAGCCCTTCACACTCATTCAGGAGCTATTCGGTTTCGAGTTCAGACAATGAGGGAAGATGTTCTGCAATGGCTAACTGCCTAATATGGAGACCATCTTTTCCTCCAACACACCACCCGTCATATGCAGCATCAGCCAAGGTAACTCCCCAACCAACCATGTCCGACAGCGATGTAATGGACGGAACGCCAAGATTGGTGCGGAGCCGGGCAGTAAGAAGGGACCTAGTACGAGACTGGAATTTTGATGAGGTGGTTGTAGTTCAGCATTAG